The Sediminispirochaeta smaragdinae DSM 11293 genome has a segment encoding these proteins:
- a CDS encoding tetratricopeptide repeat protein, with translation MDVPIMYPDRKRLEVAYRKRLPCLEQEREDLELQLKNLLQAEEIKATVKGRIKAFDSYYAKLLRKLSSMPMQSLSEQEIDTLIQDLVGVRILTPFLESVTDIERLVRSRFSVFEVERKGEEQSFCEFGYRSIHLNIRLDSGQICEIQIRTILQDAWAEVEHELVYKGSFSPFDEPLKRKLAALNATLSLSDIIFQEVRDYQRKLNKELKHRRETFERQIKTELSGTPPLTRMENPPSYENIDDLDQSLLHALQVHNSGDYSGAVVLYGKILAGSLSKEIRVITLMHRGMARFADADYAGAEEDFLAALSSEGHRGKAHYYLGILYRVTGRPGQALNAFSAALEVNPYHFESLLGSARALYDLGDTEEALSYCNNALRLMPDDEAALVLRRTVARKLGL, from the coding sequence ATGGATGTTCCGATTATGTATCCGGACAGGAAACGGCTTGAGGTCGCTTATAGAAAGAGATTACCTTGCCTGGAACAAGAGCGTGAAGATCTTGAATTACAATTGAAAAACCTGCTTCAGGCAGAAGAAATAAAAGCCACGGTAAAGGGCCGGATAAAGGCCTTCGATAGTTATTATGCAAAACTTCTTCGTAAACTCTCTTCGATGCCGATGCAGAGCCTATCCGAACAAGAGATTGATACGCTTATTCAGGACCTTGTCGGTGTTCGTATCTTAACCCCTTTTCTTGAGTCTGTTACGGATATAGAACGGCTTGTACGTAGCCGTTTTTCAGTCTTTGAAGTTGAACGTAAAGGAGAGGAACAGAGCTTTTGTGAGTTCGGCTATCGTTCCATCCATTTGAATATACGTCTTGATTCCGGACAGATTTGTGAAATTCAGATACGAACGATCCTTCAGGATGCCTGGGCCGAAGTTGAGCATGAACTGGTCTATAAAGGGAGCTTCAGTCCCTTTGATGAGCCGTTGAAACGTAAACTTGCAGCCCTCAATGCGACCCTTTCGCTTTCCGATATCATTTTCCAAGAGGTTCGCGATTATCAAAGAAAGCTGAACAAGGAACTCAAGCATCGGCGGGAAACCTTCGAACGCCAAATCAAAACAGAGCTTTCAGGAACTCCTCCTCTGACGAGGATGGAAAATCCTCCTTCCTATGAAAACATCGATGATTTGGATCAATCGCTTTTACACGCTTTACAGGTTCACAATAGTGGGGATTACAGCGGGGCTGTGGTTCTCTACGGAAAGATCCTTGCCGGCTCCTTGTCTAAGGAGATCCGGGTTATAACCCTTATGCATCGCGGCATGGCCCGTTTTGCCGATGCCGACTACGCCGGGGCCGAAGAGGATTTTCTTGCGGCCCTCTCTTCGGAGGGGCATAGGGGAAAAGCCCACTACTACCTTGGAATTTTATACCGGGTAACGGGTAGGCCAGGCCAGGCCCTTAATGCCTTTTCAGCGGCTTTGGAGGTAAATCCATACCACTTCGAATCGTTGCTGGGCTCGGCTCGGGCCCTGTATGATCTTGGGGATACAGAAGAGGCTTTGAGTTACTGCAACAACGCTTTAAGGCTTATGCCTGATGACGAAGCTGCCCTCGTATTGCGGCGGACTGTAGCTAGAAAACTTGGACTTTAA